From Paenibacillus sp. PvR098:
GGAGTATGACTTTATTACTTTTATTAAAAACAGCTTTGTCATCGGTGTAGCGTCAACCATCGCCTCGCTGATCCTGGGCTTGCCGGCGGCCTATGCTGTAGCCAAATACCAAATGAATTATTTTTCGTTAACGGTGTTGATTGCGAAGATTTTACCGGGGATCACTTATTTGGTGCCATGGTATCTTTTGTTTAATAAGGTGGGGCTGATCGATACCTACGCGGCTTTGATTTTAAGTCACATCGTGCTGGGGCTCCCTTTTATTATGTGGGTCATGATTCCTTTTTTTGAATCGTTTCCTTCCGAGGTGGAGGAATCCGCGTGGATGGACGGCTGCTCCAAAATGCGCACGTTTGTTCAGGTCGTACTACCGGTATCGATTCCCGGCATTGTGACCTCGGCGCTGTTGTCCTTCATATTTTCTTGGAACAATTTTATGTTTTCGCTTATTTTATCCGGGGAAAATACTAAGCCGCTGCCGCTTGCGGTATATGGCTTCATATCAGGCACTTCGATCGAGTGGGGAGCTCTGATGGCAGCTGCATGCATTATTACTTTGCCGGTTCTGGTCATCTCCTTAATTACGCAAAAATATATTGTTAGCGGTCTGTCTGCCGGTGCGGTTAAAGGCTAGAATGCGAATAATGCAGTGCATTTTCTCGCTATTTCATTTACAGTAAGAAAAGCAGATCGATTGATAGCGGAGAGTGACATGATGCATTATCGCTGGACCACCTATAAAAAAATTATATTGCTTGTGCTGTTGCTAATGATTCCTACTATTATATTGTACGGCTACTCCCATGTAACCTCTATCAAAGTCATTGAAAAAGAAATACAAGAGGCCAGCTTAAACCGTATATTCACTCTATCCTCTCAAATGGATAATATCGTAGAACAGCTATCGATTTTATCCATTATTGTGAGCAAAGATCCGGCAATTAAAGAATTGAACAATTCGGTTAGCGGAAGACCTGATGCGCTTCGGCAGCTGGAGCTGCAGGAATCTCTCGTAAGAAGCCTGAATTTGCTAAGCGCGACGAGCCGTTGGATGAATGGAATTACGATTTATTTGCCCGGGCTGAAGCAGGCATACTCTAACGATTACTCTGGCGTATATAATCCCGATTATTTGTTGAACCATATGACCACCAGCTGGAAGTTTCATCCGACGGAGCAAGGGGACTCTTATTTCACGAAGTTTGTTTTGAGTCCGCTTATTTCGTATCAAAATCCGCTTGACGCGGAATCGTTAATTGAGGTCAGATTCTCTAAGCAAAATATCGTCACTATGCTGTCAGAGTTCAAAAGCGAGAACAAGGGTGAACCGTTTCTTTATGAATCCGGCTCTGACATGGTCACGAGCAGCGGAGCCAATATGGAGATGGTTAAGCAGATCGCTGCGCACTTGGATGAGCAGGCACTGGACAAGAGCGGCCACCTGCTGCTAACGCTGAATGGCGAACAATATATTGTTAACTATTTGCAAAACGAAAGCCTGAAATGGTATTTGGTCGATTATATGCCGCTCCATCAAATCCTGCAGCCTATTTTCCATACAAGAAATTTGTTTTATTTCGCAATGTTTTTGCTGCTCGGCTTGAGTGCGGTTGTCGCATTTTTTCTTTACAAGCAGGTGCAGGCTCCGATTAAAATGCTGCTGCAGGGCGTGCAGGGGATTCATCGGGGGAAATATTCCTACCGTTTGAATTACCACCCAAAAAATGAATTTGAATTTTTATTTTATCGCTTTAACGAAATGGCGGCTGAAATTCAACGCCTGATTGAAACAGTATATAAGGAAAATATTCGTTTTCGCGAGGTCAAATTAAAGCAGCTTCAATCGCAAATCAATCCGCATTTCTTATATAATTGCTTGTTTTTCGTGAAAAATATGATCGCGATCAATGATAAATCGGCCGCTACGGCCATGGTGCTGAATTTGGCGCAATATTACCGGTACATCACCAAGCTGGAGAGTACAATGACGACCCTAGAGGATGAAATGAAGCTGGTTCAAAGCTATCTGGATATTCAAAATTTGCGGATGGAACGGTTTCATTACGAAATCGACATTCCGGAAGAGATGCTGCAAAGCAAAATCCCCCGGCTGCTTATACAGCCTATCGTTGAAAACGCGATCATCCATGGTATAGGCAATATCGAGGGGTATGGGATCATTTCAATTGAAGGCAAGGTAACCGACACCGAGTACAAGATCATGATTGATGATAATGGGAACGGGCTTTCCGAAGAGAAGCTGAAGGAGCTGCTGGAACGTATTTCCCGGCCCTTGGACGGAGAATCCGGGTGCGGCTTATGGAATGTGCATCAAAGGCTTCAGCTTCAATTTAACAAGCAGGAAGGACTTCGATTTTCGACATCCCCGATGGAGGGGCTCCGGGTCATTATTTCATGGGGAAAAACAATCGTTGATGATAGCGAACGGAGGGAATGGTGATGCTCACCTTACTAATCGTAGATGATGAAAGCAGTGTTGTGGAGACCTTGGCTATTACCATTCCGTGGGCAGACATGGGTATAGAAACGGTACATAAGGCTTTTTCGGCGAAGGAAGCCTTAGATATTTTAAACACTTACCCTGTCGATATTGTCCTAACCGATATTAATATGCCAGTTATGAACGGCCTGGATCTGGTTGGGGCCATTCAAGAGCGGTGGAGGCGAACCAAATGCATTTTGTTATCCGGACATGCGGAATTTGAATATGCTCAGATCGGCATTCAAAACCATATCAGCGGATATTTGCTGAAGCCGGTCAGCGATGAGGAGCTGATGGACCGTGTCCAACAGGTCATCCTGGAGATTCACTGGGAAAGCTCGCAGAATGATGCATATGAACGAGCGATGAAGGTGCTGCGCGACCATCTACCCCGGTTAAAAGGGGAGTTTCTTCATGACCTGCTGCAGGGAAAACGATTATCGCTGGATAAGCTGCAGGAAAAGATAGGTTTACTGGAGCTGCCTGTAGCCCCCGGGAATGAGATTCTGATGACGCTGGTCCGTTTTAAAGAGGACTTCAACGATTATAATTCTTTTGAAATGTCACTTATGGAGTTTGCGATCGGCAATTTGGCGACTGAAACGTTCGAGGAGCATTTCCAAGTGTGGCAGTGCAAGGATGTTCATGAATATTTGGTTCTCGTACTCATCCCCAAAAACGACAGTTTGCCTGATCGTCGCGATGCGCTTGTTGAGCATTTAACGACCGAGTTTCAATTAAATGTGCAGCAATATTTGAAAAAACGGATTTCGGTGCTAGTAGGTCAATGGGGCGTTTTTCCGGAGTCGCTTACAAATCTGTATAATAACCTGCTCCTTGTGTTCCGGAAAAGAATTGGCTCGGAGCAAAATCTCCCCGTCTATATGATGGACAAATCCGATGCGGTTGACATTCAAATGCTGAATCGGCTGTATGAGCCGCCTACACTGATGAATTTACTTGAAGCCGGTCACTGGGAGGCTGTTGAGCAAAAGCTGGAGGCTGCTTTGGAGGAGCTTGAGCTGCATTGGGCGGAATCATCCGAGCATATTACGGAAACGTTCTTCTTTATTTTCTCTGCGTTTTCTTTCATTGCGCATAAGAATGGGAAGAAGCTTGCCGACATCATTGATGAGGAGTATGTAAAAGGAAAGGAATTGACCCCGTCCTATACCGTCGCGCATCTAAGGGGATGGGTCCGAAATGTTTACGAAAAGTTCCATGCAAGCGCAATGCAGGAGTCAAGAACAGCCAGAGCAGGGATCGTAAAGGGTGCACAAAAATATATGCTGGCGAATTTGTCCCAAAATATATCGCTGCAGGAAATTTCAGACCATTTGCGATTGCATCCGGCTTACCTGTCACGGATATATAAGCTGGAAACCGGTGAGAACATCAGCGAATATATGACCCGCTTGAAGCTGGAAAAATCGGTTCAGCTGCTGATGCTCAGCACCATGAAGATTTATGAAATTGCGATGGAGATCGGTTATCAAAACCCGAACTATTTTAACAAAGTGTTTAAGAAACATTTTGGTCTTACGCCTCAAGAATACCGGACGGCCAAAGCTCAAACCTAAAGGAGAATCTATCCATGAGACAAATAGTGTGTGAACAGCCTAACCATTTGGTCTATACAGAAGCGGAAACGCCAGTCAGTCAGCCGGGGGAAGCTTTAGTCCGTATACGACGCATTGGCATTTGTGGAACCGATATGCATGCCTATAAAGGAAATCAACCCTTCTTTAGCTATCCCCGGGTATTGGGGCATGAGCTGTCAGGGGAAATTGTCGGTTTGGGAGATGCTTCAGCTCCATTCCAAGCTGGCGATATCGTATCCATCATTCCGTACCTGGAGTGCGGCAGCTGTATCGCTTGCCGAAACGGTAAAACGAACTGCTGCACAAACATGAAGGTGCTAGGGGTACATAAGGACGGCGGGATGGCTGAGTTTATGACCGTTTCCTATCATCTTTTAATTAAAATCGAGGGACTTAGCTTAGATCATGCGGCGCTTATTGAACCATTAAGCATCGGAGCCCATGCGATTAGACGGGCGGAGATTAAGCAAGGCGAGTACGTTCTCGT
This genomic window contains:
- a CDS encoding response regulator; translated protein: MLTLLIVDDESSVVETLAITIPWADMGIETVHKAFSAKEALDILNTYPVDIVLTDINMPVMNGLDLVGAIQERWRRTKCILLSGHAEFEYAQIGIQNHISGYLLKPVSDEELMDRVQQVILEIHWESSQNDAYERAMKVLRDHLPRLKGEFLHDLLQGKRLSLDKLQEKIGLLELPVAPGNEILMTLVRFKEDFNDYNSFEMSLMEFAIGNLATETFEEHFQVWQCKDVHEYLVLVLIPKNDSLPDRRDALVEHLTTEFQLNVQQYLKKRISVLVGQWGVFPESLTNLYNNLLLVFRKRIGSEQNLPVYMMDKSDAVDIQMLNRLYEPPTLMNLLEAGHWEAVEQKLEAALEELELHWAESSEHITETFFFIFSAFSFIAHKNGKKLADIIDEEYVKGKELTPSYTVAHLRGWVRNVYEKFHASAMQESRTARAGIVKGAQKYMLANLSQNISLQEISDHLRLHPAYLSRIYKLETGENISEYMTRLKLEKSVQLLMLSTMKIYEIAMEIGYQNPNYFNKVFKKHFGLTPQEYRTAKAQT
- a CDS encoding carbohydrate ABC transporter permease, with translation MRLGLGMRMYYAVLTLVLVILFSIPFLWMISASFKTQVEILSSDKWLAFGAQLENYFMVFREYDFITFIKNSFVIGVASTIASLILGLPAAYAVAKYQMNYFSLTVLIAKILPGITYLVPWYLLFNKVGLIDTYAALILSHIVLGLPFIMWVMIPFFESFPSEVEESAWMDGCSKMRTFVQVVLPVSIPGIVTSALLSFIFSWNNFMFSLILSGENTKPLPLAVYGFISGTSIEWGALMAAACIITLPVLVISLITQKYIVSGLSAGAVKG
- a CDS encoding histidine kinase; amino-acid sequence: MMHYRWTTYKKIILLVLLLMIPTIILYGYSHVTSIKVIEKEIQEASLNRIFTLSSQMDNIVEQLSILSIIVSKDPAIKELNNSVSGRPDALRQLELQESLVRSLNLLSATSRWMNGITIYLPGLKQAYSNDYSGVYNPDYLLNHMTTSWKFHPTEQGDSYFTKFVLSPLISYQNPLDAESLIEVRFSKQNIVTMLSEFKSENKGEPFLYESGSDMVTSSGANMEMVKQIAAHLDEQALDKSGHLLLTLNGEQYIVNYLQNESLKWYLVDYMPLHQILQPIFHTRNLFYFAMFLLLGLSAVVAFFLYKQVQAPIKMLLQGVQGIHRGKYSYRLNYHPKNEFEFLFYRFNEMAAEIQRLIETVYKENIRFREVKLKQLQSQINPHFLYNCLFFVKNMIAINDKSAATAMVLNLAQYYRYITKLESTMTTLEDEMKLVQSYLDIQNLRMERFHYEIDIPEEMLQSKIPRLLIQPIVENAIIHGIGNIEGYGIISIEGKVTDTEYKIMIDDNGNGLSEEKLKELLERISRPLDGESGCGLWNVHQRLQLQFNKQEGLRFSTSPMEGLRVIISWGKTIVDDSERREW